In Deltaproteobacteria bacterium, the genomic stretch GTCGCCCGGCTCTCGATCGACCGCAGTGGCATCGGCATGAACCTCGCCGAGAACCTCGCGCGCGAGTTCCCCCAGGTCATCGGCGAGAACTTCACCAACGAGGCGAAGGAGCGCTGGGCGACCGACTTCAAGATCCTGCTCCAGCGGCGCGATGTGACGATGCCGCGCGACCGCGACCTCGTCGCGCAGATCCACGCCATCAAGCGCCGCGTGCTGCCCTCGGGGAAGGTCAGCTTCGACGCCTACCGGATAGGCACTTGTCCCCGCCGCCGAGGCCGCGGCGCTTTGCTTCCCCCGGAGGCGAGGCGCGCGGTCCAGCTGCTCGGTGCCCAGGTGGACTGCCTCCTCGCAGGCTGGCCAAGCGCCTCGCCTCCGCTGTTCTGCGGAGTCCACCATGCGGCGCACCCTCAAGATCTTCGTCATCCCAGCAGGCAAGCCCCCGGGCACGCCGCCCGAGCCCGGCCCCGAGGTCGAGCTCGAGGCGCGCACCGAGGACGGGCTGCTCGCCGCCGCGCATGACCACCTCGCGAAGCGTGGCCAGCGGGCGCGCGCCGTGTCGTTCACGCCGACTGGGCTCGTCGCCTACGCGGAGGCGGGCCGGTGACGAGCCCCGACGCGATCCACGAGGCCGATCGCAACCTCCAGACCATCCTAAAGGCCGTGGTGGTCGGCGCCCGGGTGCAGGACCCGGCGAGCCGTCCAGGCGGCGAAGAGGTGTCGACCGCCTTCGTCGCGGCCGGCGCGCTGCAGCCGCCCTACGACCCCGAGGCGCTCTGCCTCCTCGTCGAGCACTCGAACTCGCTCCGTCAGAACGTCGACTCGTACGCGACCAACATCGACGGCTTCGGCTACCGCTTCGAGCCGGCCATCGACTTCGACGCCGAGGACGCGCGGCAGAAGGTGTCCGACGCGCTGATGCTCGAACGCATCGCCGCGCGCGACGCCGGCACGCTGCCCGAGGGGACGCCGCTCACGCCGCCGGCAGAGGAGGTGGCCGCGCGCTTCACAGAGCTGCGCCAGGCCGCCCGGGTCGAGCGGGCGCGGCTCGACTCGTTCTTCGACTTCTGCTGCTTCGACCACTCCTTCGTCGATCTCCGGCGTCGCACGCGCCAGGACCTCGAGGTGACGGGCAACGCGTTCTGGGAGGTGCTGCGCGACGGCAAGGGCGACCTCGCGCGCTTCGTCTACGTGCCGTCGTACACGGTGCGGCTCCTGCCGCTCGATCGAGAGGCCGTCGAGGTCCGCGAGCGCGTCCGCGTCTCCACGATCAGCTTCGACACGGTCAGCGCCCGGCGCCGGCTCCGTCGCTACGTGCAGATCCAGGGCGCCGAGCGGGTGTACTTCAAGTCCTTCGGTGACCCGCGCGTCGTCTCCCGCTCCACGGGCCGCGTCTTCCCGGACATCGCCGCGCTCAAGGCGGCGCAGGCCGACGACGGGCCCGCGACCGAGCTGCTCCACTTCGCGATCCACTCGCCGCGCTCGCCCTATGGAGTGCCGCGCTGGGTGGGCACGCTCCTGTCGGTGCTGGGCTCGCGCCAGATGGAGGAGGTCAACTACCTCTACTTCGAGAACAAGAGCGTGCCGCCGCTCGCGCTGCTTGTCTCCGGCGGCCGGCTCTCGGACGCCTCGGTGCCACGCATCGAGCGGTTCATCGACGAGAACCTCAAGGGCAAGGCGAACTTCCACAAGATCCTGATCCTCGAGGCGGACGGCGGCGGCACCGGCGATGGGGGCCGCGCGAAGATCGAACTGCGCCCGCTGACGGACGCCCAGCAGCACGACGCGCTCTTTCAGCTCTACGACGAGCGGAACATCGACAAGGTCGGCAGCTCGTTCCGCCTCCCGCGCCTCTTGCGCGGCGAGAGCAAGGACTTCAACCGCGCGACGGCCGAGAGCGCGCTGCGCTTCGCCGAGGACCAGGTCTTTCAGCCCGAGCGCGACGAGTTCGACTTCCTGATGAACCGCAAGGTGCTCGCCGACATGGGCCTGCGCTTCTGGCGGTTCCGCTCGCAGACCCCGGTCACG encodes the following:
- a CDS encoding phage portal protein, which encodes MTSPDAIHEADRNLQTILKAVVVGARVQDPASRPGGEEVSTAFVAAGALQPPYDPEALCLLVEHSNSLRQNVDSYATNIDGFGYRFEPAIDFDAEDARQKVSDALMLERIAARDAGTLPEGTPLTPPAEEVAARFTELRQAARVERARLDSFFDFCCFDHSFVDLRRRTRQDLEVTGNAFWEVLRDGKGDLARFVYVPSYTVRLLPLDREAVEVRERVRVSTISFDTVSARRRLRRYVQIQGAERVYFKSFGDPRVVSRSTGRVFPDIAALKAAQADDGPATELLHFAIHSPRSPYGVPRWVGTLLSVLGSRQMEEVNYLYFENKSVPPLALLVSGGRLSDASVPRIERFIDENLKGKANFHKILILEADGGGTGDGGRAKIELRPLTDAQQHDALFQLYDERNIDKVGSSFRLPRLLRGESKDFNRATAESALRFAEDQVFQPERDEFDFLMNRKVLADMGLRFWRFRSQTPVTRDPERMTEMVERLVRVGVLTPEEGRLLAGDIFNREFRKIGDDWTKRPITLTLAGIQTGVEDLKPKASGPDALLPSAKQLLALREDLRAEEERLAHGRLDLARRYLDVEHVKVPREEFDAWFGEARDAT